In Kiritimatiellia bacterium, the DNA window AGCGCCTCGCGGCCCCGTTCGCGGTACAGCTCGCGCAGCGGCAGGCCGAGGAAAATACCGTGGTTTCCCGAGCCGGTGATCGTCATGATCGCGTGCCGGTATCCGCCCATCCGCTCCCGGACCAGCCGCGCCACGCGTTTTTCCACGGGCAGCCGGGGCCGGCCGCGGGCCTGCTTGAGCAGGAAATCCTCCGCAATGGTCTCCAGCGCCGGCGCGCGCCGGCGCGCCAGGCGGACGATCTCGTCCAGGCCGGGTGGAACGACGGCCGGCGGATATTGCACTTGGATTGCCCGGCCGTCCACGACCAGGCGCGTGATGCGGTCGTGCCGGTCCGTGATCAGGGACTCGCCCCGGTGGCCCCCCGCGACCAGTTCCGCGTGCACCCAGATGCCCCGCTGGCGCTGCGGGATGACCTTCAGCCAGCCGCGCCGGCGCAGCAGGGCCCGCGCCTTGGCCCGGTTCAGCAACGGGAACACGTTGAACCCCGCCGCCGTGGTGGTCAGCCCCGCGGCCGCCGCCGCGCGCACGCCGCGGCGATGGATAAACGGCACGACGGCGGTCGAGGCGTTGCGGTGCACGTCGCGGGAAAGCCACAGGCGCGCGCGGAGGGTCTTCAGATCCGGCGGGCCCGGCCAGTGCCGGGCGATCGCGCGGAAGGCATAGGCGCAGCTCGCGGGCTCCGTGCATCCGACGACCTGGACGATCTCCCGGTCCAGCAGGGCCGCCGCCTGTTTTGCTCCGTTCATGGCCGGCTCAATGGTCGCAACTATTGTCGCCGCCCTGCAGGCTTCCGGCAAGGAAAGAGGCGGCCAGTTCCTCCGGCGCGCCGGCCGGCGCGCCGACGACCACCCGGATGCCGTTCTGCGCGAAGAGCTGCTGTGCCCGTGCGCCCATCCCGCCGGCGAGGATGACGTTCGCCCCCTGCTCGTGCAGCCAGCGGGGCAGGACGCCGGGCTCGTGGGGTGGGGGATTCAACAACGTCGTCCCCGTGATCTTCCGATTATTTTCGTCCGCCTCGACCAGGGCGAACTGTTCGCAGTGGCCGAAGTGGGCGCAGAGTTTTCCGCCGGCAACCGGTATGGCTATCTTCATCGTGTGCTCCTTTTGTGGGTCAGGATTCCTTCTGTACCTTGTCGATCACGGTGTTCCAAAGGGCCCGCAGGTCGGCGCCGGCCTCGCAAGGCGGGCCTTCCGCGATGGAATGACCCGCCAGCAGCGCCTGCGTCGCCGCGCGGTCGTAGCGGATGCGGCCGGCGATCCGCGCACCCTGCTCGACGGCCCTCCGCTCGATCTCTTTCGTCTGCGCCGGGTTGATGTCCCACTTGTTCACGCACACCATCGCGGGAACCTTGAAGTGGCGCGCGAGGTCGAGCACCCGCGCCAGGTCGTGCCGGCCCGAGAGGGTCGGCTCGGTCACGATCAGCACCCTCGAGGCACCCGTGATCGAGGCGATCACGGGGCAGCCGATCCCCGGCGGGCCGTCGAGCAGTACGAGGTCGAGCTTCCGCTCCTTCGCCAGCCGGCGGCCTTCTTCACGGACCAGGGCGACCAGCTTGCCGGAGTTCTCCGCGCCCGGCGTCAGCCGGGCGTGAACCATCGGCCCGCACCGCGTGTCGGACACGTACCACTCGCCGCCGACGCGCTCCGGAAAATCAATCGCCTGCGCCGGGCAGATCCGGACACAGACCCCGCACCCCTCGCACGCGGCCGGTTCGACGAGATAGGACGCCCCGTCCCGGGCCGGCCGGATGGCGTCGAACCGGCAGTTCGCCGCGCAGAGCCCGCAACCCGTGCAGTCCGCGGCCCGGATCACCGCCTCGTGTCCGCCCCGGAATTCCTCGCGCCTTTGGACCTGCGGCTGGAGCAGCAGGTGCATATCCGCCGCGTCCACGTCGCAATCCACCAGCACGGATTGCCCCGCCAGCG includes these proteins:
- a CDS encoding L-serine ammonia-lyase, iron-sulfur-dependent, subunit alpha, translated to MNGAKQAAALLDREIVQVVGCTEPASCAYAFRAIARHWPGPPDLKTLRARLWLSRDVHRNASTAVVPFIHRRGVRAAAAAGLTTTAAGFNVFPLLNRAKARALLRRRGWLKVIPQRQRGIWVHAELVAGGHRGESLITDRHDRITRLVVDGRAIQVQYPPAVVPPGLDEIVRLARRRAPALETIAEDFLLKQARGRPRLPVEKRVARLVRERMGGYRHAIMTITGSGNHGIFLGLPLRELYRERGREALPAIVLALLVQLRMSHERSRISDDCGLALKAAPALAAGLAYARGADLPALRRVIRAVTRDLRSLECRGARASCGGKAEKALRVVRKHVEALA
- a CDS encoding NifB/NifX family molybdenum-iron cluster-binding protein, coding for MKIAIPVAGGKLCAHFGHCEQFALVEADENNRKITGTTLLNPPPHEPGVLPRWLHEQGANVILAGGMGARAQQLFAQNGIRVVVGAPAGAPEELAASFLAGSLQGGDNSCDH
- a CDS encoding ATP-binding protein yields the protein MKELVVISGKGGTGKTSVTAAFATLAGQSVLVDCDVDAADMHLLLQPQVQRREEFRGGHEAVIRAADCTGCGLCAANCRFDAIRPARDGASYLVEPAACEGCGVCVRICPAQAIDFPERVGGEWYVSDTRCGPMVHARLTPGAENSGKLVALVREEGRRLAKERKLDLVLLDGPPGIGCPVIASITGASRVLIVTEPTLSGRHDLARVLDLARHFKVPAMVCVNKWDINPAQTKEIERRAVEQGARIAGRIRYDRAATQALLAGHSIAEGPPCEAGADLRALWNTVIDKVQKES